A segment of the Carya illinoinensis cultivar Pawnee chromosome 1, C.illinoinensisPawnee_v1, whole genome shotgun sequence genome:
atttttatttcctaTTGTGCCCTCCATATGTTGGATGCCACGTGTTTGACTTCCTTTTCTTCTCTGGTTTGCTCTTTTGTTAGATAATTCAGCTTCTCTTCTTGCCTAGCCCATAGGAAAAGCTACCCATAGCTAAACCTAATTGATGCTGGGGAAACAACCACTTGCAATCTCCTTTGCCCCTTGGATAATGGAGAGGGAAGGGCATAGTCCTTCCAAATCTCATGCTGCATACatgccaaaaaaagaaaaaaaaaatattaaagaaaaatgaatatctCATGGCTGCATGCATGCTATAATGCTAGAAAGTACTGAATATTTTTCCTATCAGTAAGAAAGTACTGATTACCCACCTTGAACTGATAAATTGATTAAGTAAAAGATCACAAGAATATCGCTAGAATTAACCAACTTTTATGTAATGTAACAACAACTACTCTGGCTTGGTTTGCTTAATGTTTGGAAGTGGGCACATGGTTTTATTGAAGAGGAGAAAGCAGCCCAAAGAAGCAATTGAAAAAATACAATGGTATCGCACCACATGAGATTTTAAAGTAACAAAGaaagagaacaaaaataaaGCTCCTTAGTTTTaaacattaaatatatttaaaatattaaatgaatttAAACTTGCTAAGTTGGGCATCCTGCTCGTCGCATTACCTCTGTAGTGCTCACCTAAATATCTCTTGAAGTTCGAATATACAAATATTGGAACTGAGATTGTTCTAttggggagaaaaaaaaaaaatccctagtTTGTGGAGGCTAACTACTATGACCATGCCTGTGGCTTTCAGCCACACTTGCATCAAGCCCCGGTTCCCAATTTGAGAGCTGGGGTTGACTCCCCATTGACATGTTTTTACTTACTTTCTGCAAATTGTGTGGAAGCTTATTGTTGCGTTGTCCAGAACAATATTTTCGAAGCATGCCAGATACAAATTGTGGAATTAAAACCAAAgtataaaattcataaaacatTTGAGTTGGTTAAAGAATGTCATCTGTGGTAATCTTTGACAAAATGTTGTGTGTATGACTTTTCAAGTACTTTCATACCTTCATGCTTGTATCACCCTTTGTTTACTCATCTTGCTTGCTTCATTTTATGCTCTCAGCAGACCTGCTCAATATGCTTAACCAAAATGAAACAAGGGGATGGTCATGCTATTTTCACTGCGGAATGCTCTCATTCATTTCATTTCCACTGCATTGCTTCCAATGTCAAACATGGCAACCAAGTTTGTCCAGTTTGCAGAGCAAAATGGAAAGAAATCCCTGTGCAAGGTCCTAGTGTAGATCCTTCCCCTGGGAGAGCATCAATTAGTCCAGTTGGTTGGCCCCAAAATGATGCTCTGATGACTGTGATCCGCCAACTTCCTCCCACTCGAAGAGATATGAATCGGCGGCATATCATGCCACTTTATCAAGCTATGGAGCCGACCGTATTTGATGATGATGAATCCTTAGATCACCAGCCTGTATTTTCTGAAAGAGGCTGCTGCGATAAGAATGCTGCAGATCGCAATTCTATTAAAACAATAGAGATCAAAACATATCCAGAGGTTTCATCTGCCCCTCGGTCCAATTCTTTCAATAACTTCACTGTTTTGGTCCATCTCAAAGCCTCTGCTGCAATTACGGCAAAAAATCCCAGCAGAAACCTGGCTAGCTTgctacaattttctcaaactcatcGTGCTCCGGTGGATCTAGTCACAGTGCTTGACATAAGTGGTAGCATGGCAGGAACCAAGCTTGCATTGCTTAAACGCGCCATGGGATTTGTAATACAGAACCTTGGCTCCAATGACAGGCTTTCAGTTATTGCCTTCTCCTCCACAGCCCGTCGCCTGTTTCCTCTTCGTCGGATGTCTGACTTGGGGCAACAGCAGGCACTCCAAGCTGTTAACGCTTTGGTTGCAAATGGTGGGACCAACATCGCTGAAGGCTTGAGAAAGGGTGCCAAGATAATGGAAGACCGAAGGGACAAGAATCCTGTGGCCAGTATAATACTGCTATCTGATGGGCAGGACACTTATACTGTCAATGGCTCTGGTAATAACCAACCTCAACCAAATTACCAGTCGCTCCTCCCTTTATCCATGCGCAGTGGTCACAGTACAGGATTTCAGATTCCAGTGCATGCTTTTGGATTTGGTGCAGATCATGATGCTTCATCAATGCACTCAATTTCAGAGATTTCTGGAGGGACCTTTTCTTTCATCGAAACTGAAGCTGTAATTCAAGATGCGTTTGCACAATGCATTGGGGGGCTTTTGAGTGTCGTGGTGCAGGAGCTGCAAGTGGGAGTTGAGTGCGTCCATTCAGAAACCCACCTCGTCTCACTAAAAGCAGGAAATTACCCCAGCCGTGTGACGGCTGATGGTCGTACTGGATTTATTGATGTTGGAGATTTATATGCAGATGAAGAGAGGGATTTTCTGGTATCTCTCAATGTCCCTGCAGAGCCTTCCAGCAGTGAAACATCACTGATAAAGGTGAGGTGTATGTTCAAGGATCCCTTAACTAAAGAAATGATGACCCTAGAGAGTGACGAAGTTAGGATTGAGAGGCCCGAAATTGCTAAAAAAGTGGTAGTGTCAATAGATGTAGACCGGCAACGCAACAGGCTCCAAGCGGCTGAGGCAATGGCGCAGGCACAAGTTGCAGCTGAGCAGGGAGACTTAGCCGCTGCAGTTTCAATTCTTGAAAACTGCCGAAGAGTGTTGTCAGAGACTGTGTCATCCAAATCTCATGATCGGCTTTGCATTGCATTGGATGCTGAGCTCAAAGAAATGCAAGAGAGGATGGCAAGTAGACATGTGTACGAGGCATCTGGGAGAGCCTATATTCTTTCTGGACTGAGCTCACACTCATGGCAAAGAGCAACAGCAAGAGGTGACTCCACCGATGGTTCAAGTCTTGTTCAAGCTTATCAAACTCCATCAATGGTTGAGATGCTTACTCGATCTCAAGCCATGTTACTAGGTAGTCCCTCAGGCCAGAGGCTTGTGCAGCCATTATTGTCATTCGGGTCTCAACCGAAGCCAAGGTAAATTTTGCAGGATTATTGTGGGGGTCATCTTCAAATAGCTTTTTTGttgcatttttcattttcctgtatttttaattttgttgtggGGAGGGTGATAAATTGGAGAGATAAGAAGAGGGtttttttggctgtttatcttATATGTGTAAATGAATAAAGCTTGGCGAAAGCGAAAGGGTGAAAGAATATGCTTGGGAGTAAAAAAGGACACTAGGTAGGGTTTCAAAACATTATGTTCTCCATTTTCGTGTTGTGTTGTGTTGGGGGTGTACATATCGAGGAATGGTTTTTCTCTTTGGGAGACCTGGGTATAAagtttataattgtgaaaatggTTGGATGCTGTATTCTTTCgcctaaaatataatttacctGCTCTCGATAATCTTGCAAAAAGGCTTTTGCCTCAGCGAATTCTTGAGCTTAttcatctctccctctctctctctatgcacGTGTACCTGCTGTCGATTCATTCATGTATACCAACACTTGTGCCTCTGCATGTACAAACAATTCATTTGCTAGTGAACTTGCAGGGTAACAAGTAAACAGGGAAAGCAGCTTGAACGGAGAAGTATGGGAGGTCTCTTAAGATCCTCATCATCCAATGTAAAATGTTTATGAAGGATTACCATGCAAAAGTCACCATTGAATAAGAAACGTCAGTGTAGATAATCAGATTGAACTAAACGGAAGTATTCTAAAGCAGAGAAGTAGATACGGCTAACGAATACGGTGAAAATTTATGCTAAATGCCACCCTTTGACTCCTTAGAAATTGCACAGCTCTAGATCAGAGGGAGGGACACTGGCCTCTTCGAGTCCAAATTGAAAAAAACCTGACAGCTCAAACATTGAAGGACAGGCCTTTAGCACCGAACTTGATATAGTTTGGAAGGGGAGATAGCCAACAAGAGTACAAAGTAGAACCATTAAATcggaagcaaattaagcttttCTCTAAACTCGCAGATCAGGGATTCAGAGTCTCAGACCTGCCAACCAGTGCACTAGAAGGAAGAACTAGCTTGGACAAGAACGTGCTCAACAGAAATTCTGCAGTTGCAACGCCATGACAGGGTATCAGTTTGAGTTAACCCACATGGTAGCTTGACATACTAATTCAGAAATATTAGGGTGGCATTGATGCTGGTTCCTTGGTAACTGACCATCTTTCAATAAACTGGTTTACGAGGAGAAACAACGAGAATGCTTGATCAAGACTTTTGTTGTCTCAAGAATCTTACATCCCAAATTATATTGTTTGCTGCAagagtaatttattttagtataaATTACAGAATTCTGAACAAAAGCCGCAGTGGTAAAATTCACTAGTGAATCCAAAAAATTGATAATGTtttaaccaaaaccaaaaattgaaaatccTAAGGGTGAGATTAACCAGCAGGCAGCAAGCAAAAACTAGCCTGACTTGCCATCATTCGGTTAGGAATTCTCATGTACTCAGTTGTTTATGTCCACTTTCCCTTGCAAAGCCTATACAGAGAAACAGAAAGGTGAGCTGCAAATGCTCTCAATTGTGTTGAATTATGCCTGCAAAAGTCCTTAAGCTCCTTCTGTGATTTTTTTCGGTTTGTATGCTTCAGGCTTCTACAGGTCCTGTTCTGGGCAATGCTTTTCTTGTCTCAATAATTTCCCATTATTGATCATCTTTCACCTTTGCCGCGGGGGGAACCCAATGGTATCATGAATATTTCTGTctgtctctctatctctctccccctttcttAGAATATTTGACTAGATTCAAGCGCACTTCATAGTTCATACGATATATTTGCATTTTTACATAATAAACTGTGAGACCAGACATTTTAGGATTGTAAATTGCGAATAAAAATAGCACTAACATGTCTTGCAAAAGATGATCCAAGCCCCAAACACTGTGAGTGAGACCATCGGAAGCCCATATCTGATAAATGGGTATTTTCTACCCCCATCTTTTAAACGAGTCCAATTGGCAAAGGAAATGTTAGTATTTTTACGAGACAGACTCATCACCGTCTCAATGATTTTCACTTCTGCACACCATCAGAGCACCTACATGGCAAGTTGGCAACATCAGAATTACTCCTAGGCATAAAACGCCTTCTTCGAGTAGTCACAAGTAAACAAACCAAATTAACTGAGTTTCTAACCTTTGAGGGGGTGGATGAAATTAGGGTTTGTAACCTTCGTCATCAAAGGACagaagacagagagagagagagagaggaaattagGGTTGTTTCATGGAAGATTGTGATGAGAGGGTGCGTGACAGCGTGTGTTCGTTCGGGATGATGAAAGTTCGGTACCTTCGTAAACGCAATAGGCTATAGCATCCACAAAACAGGCCGAACAAAAGTTGGGCTTCACCAGGCCCAAACGAGTCCAA
Coding sequences within it:
- the LOC122289209 gene encoding E3 ubiquitin-protein ligase WAV3-like isoform X1, encoding MGSKWRKAKVALGLNLCMIVPRTLEDSPPSLEASERLSDAALLSPANWSTLSSRPSTPTPSSYGLRLSKSGSKSSKQTCSICLTKMKQGDGHAIFTAECSHSFHFHCIASNVKHGNQVCPVCRAKWKEIPVQGPSVDPSPGRASISPVGWPQNDALMTVIRQLPPTRRDMNRRHIMPLYQAMEPTVFDDDESLDHQPVFSERGCCDKNAADRNSIKTIEIKTYPEVSSAPRSNSFNNFTVLVHLKASAAITAKNPSRNLASLLQFSQTHRAPVDLVTVLDISGSMAGTKLALLKRAMGFVIQNLGSNDRLSVIAFSSTARRLFPLRRMSDLGQQQALQAVNALVANGGTNIAEGLRKGAKIMEDRRDKNPVASIILLSDGQDTYTVNGSGNNQPQPNYQSLLPLSMRSGHSTGFQIPVHAFGFGADHDASSMHSISEISGGTFSFIETEAVIQDAFAQCIGGLLSVVVQELQVGVECVHSETHLVSLKAGNYPSRVTADGRTGFIDVGDLYADEERDFLVSLNVPAEPSSSETSLIKVRCMFKDPLTKEMMTLESDEVRIERPEIAKKVVVSIDVDRQRNRLQAAEAMAQAQVAAEQGDLAAAVSILENCRRVLSETVSSKSHDRLCIALDAELKEMQERMASRHVYEASGRAYILSGLSSHSWQRATARGDSTDGSSLVQAYQTPSMVEMLTRSQAMLLGSPSGQRLVQPLLSFGSQPKPR
- the LOC122289209 gene encoding E3 ubiquitin-protein ligase WAV3-like isoform X2 → MGSKWRKAKVALGLNLCMIVPRTLEDSPPSLEASERLSDAALLSPANWSTLSSRPSTPTPSSYGLRLSKSGSKSSKTCSICLTKMKQGDGHAIFTAECSHSFHFHCIASNVKHGNQVCPVCRAKWKEIPVQGPSVDPSPGRASISPVGWPQNDALMTVIRQLPPTRRDMNRRHIMPLYQAMEPTVFDDDESLDHQPVFSERGCCDKNAADRNSIKTIEIKTYPEVSSAPRSNSFNNFTVLVHLKASAAITAKNPSRNLASLLQFSQTHRAPVDLVTVLDISGSMAGTKLALLKRAMGFVIQNLGSNDRLSVIAFSSTARRLFPLRRMSDLGQQQALQAVNALVANGGTNIAEGLRKGAKIMEDRRDKNPVASIILLSDGQDTYTVNGSGNNQPQPNYQSLLPLSMRSGHSTGFQIPVHAFGFGADHDASSMHSISEISGGTFSFIETEAVIQDAFAQCIGGLLSVVVQELQVGVECVHSETHLVSLKAGNYPSRVTADGRTGFIDVGDLYADEERDFLVSLNVPAEPSSSETSLIKVRCMFKDPLTKEMMTLESDEVRIERPEIAKKVVVSIDVDRQRNRLQAAEAMAQAQVAAEQGDLAAAVSILENCRRVLSETVSSKSHDRLCIALDAELKEMQERMASRHVYEASGRAYILSGLSSHSWQRATARGDSTDGSSLVQAYQTPSMVEMLTRSQAMLLGSPSGQRLVQPLLSFGSQPKPR